From the genome of Constrictibacter sp. MBR-5:
CGACGTCGTCGTCACCCCCGCCGGCCGGGCGCCCTGAACTGAGGTCTTGAACTCAGGCTTCCAAGTTCAGGCGCTCCGAACCGGCGTCCTGTCGAAGCGCCGTCCGTCGAGCCATCCGGCGAGGCGCGCCACGGTCTCCGGCGGCACGTGCAGGCCGAGCTTGGAGCGGCGCCACAGAATATCCTCGGCCGACACCGCCCACTCGGCACGGCGAAGATAGTCCACTTCGGCCTCATGGAGGCCGCCGCCGAGATCGGCACCCAGCCCGTTCATGTTCGTTGCGCCGCCCAGCAACTTGGACGTGCGCGTGCCGTAGGCGCGCACGTAGCGCCGCGCCAGGGCGGCGGGCAGCCAGGCATGCTCCCGGGAGAAGTCGGCCAGGTAGGCTTCGAAATCCGCCCCGGGCATGTCGCCGCCAGGCAGCGGTGCCGTACCCGTCCATGCGGTCGCGGCGATCCCCCGAAGCGGCAACAGCTTGTCCAGCGCGTGCTCGGCCAGACGCCGGTAGGTCGTGATCTTCCCGCCGAAGATCGACAGGAGCGGCGCCTGCCCTTCTCCGCCCTCGATATCGAAGACATAGTCGCGCGTCACCGCAGAGACGTTGCTGCTGCGGTCGTCGTAGAGCGGCCGGACCCCGGAATAGGTCCAGACGATATTCTCGCGGCCGACCGGCCGTGCGAAATGCGCATTGACGACCCCGAGCAGATAATCGGTCTCGTCGTCGGCGATCGCGACCGACGCCGGATCGCCCTCGAACGGCACGTCGGTCGTCCCGATCAGCGTGAAGTCGCGCTCATAGGGGATCACGAAGACGATGCGCCGGTCGGCGTTCTGCAGGATGTAAGCCTGCGTGCCGTCATAGAGGCGCGGCACGACGATATGGCTGCCCTTGACCATGCGCAGGCCGACGGCGCGGTTCGAGCCGGCAACCTTGCCCAGGACCTCGGTAACCCATGGCCCCGCGGCGTTGACCAGCGCGTGGCCACGTACGGTTCGCGGAACCGCCCCGGCCAGATCGACCTCCCATAGCCCGTCCACCCGACGCGCCGCGGTGGCCGCCGTCCGCGTCAGTACCACCGCGCCACGCTCCTCGGCATCGCGGGCATTGAGGACGACGAGGCGCGAATCCTCGACCCAGCAGTCCGAATACTCGAAGCCCCGACCGAATTCCGGCCGCAGCGGCCGACCCTGCGGCGCCGTACGGAGGTCCAGGCCTCTGCTACCGGGAAGCCGCTTCAGCCCACCGAGGTGATCGTAGAGGAACAGGCCGGTGCGGATCATCCAGGCCGGTCGCAGATGCGCCGCGTGCGGCAGCACGAAGCGCATCGGCCAGACGATGTGCGGCGCGAGCCGCAGCAGCACCTCGCGTTCCTGGAGCGCCTCGCGCACAAGACGGAACTCGTAGTACTCGAGATAGCGCAGACCACCGTGGATCAGCTTCGAACTCGCCGAAGAGGTAGCGCCACCCAGGTCGCCCTTCTCGCAAAGCAGGACCTTGAGGCCACGCCCGGCCGCATCGCGTGCGATACCGGCACCGTTGATACCCCCGCCGATGACCAGCAGGTCGTAGAGTTCGTCCGTCACCGCCGCTCCCGGATCCACATGCGGGTGCCCCACGCCAAGCATGATGAGATAGTCTCGCCCGTCGGCGGAAAAAACGGAAACCACAGATGGCCGGACCACTTCTTCTCGCGATCGACCAGGGTACGACCAGCACGCGGTCGATCGTCTTCGACGCGGACGGACACGCT
Proteins encoded in this window:
- the glpD gene encoding glycerol-3-phosphate dehydrogenase, translated to MLGVGHPHVDPGAAVTDELYDLLVIGGGINGAGIARDAAGRGLKVLLCEKGDLGGATSSASSKLIHGGLRYLEYYEFRLVREALQEREVLLRLAPHIVWPMRFVLPHAAHLRPAWMIRTGLFLYDHLGGLKRLPGSRGLDLRTAPQGRPLRPEFGRGFEYSDCWVEDSRLVVLNARDAEERGAVVLTRTAATAARRVDGLWEVDLAGAVPRTVRGHALVNAAGPWVTEVLGKVAGSNRAVGLRMVKGSHIVVPRLYDGTQAYILQNADRRIVFVIPYERDFTLIGTTDVPFEGDPASVAIADDETDYLLGVVNAHFARPVGRENIVWTYSGVRPLYDDRSSNVSAVTRDYVFDIEGGEGQAPLLSIFGGKITTYRRLAEHALDKLLPLRGIAATAWTGTAPLPGGDMPGADFEAYLADFSREHAWLPAALARRYVRAYGTRTSKLLGGATNMNGLGADLGGGLHEAEVDYLRRAEWAVSAEDILWRRSKLGLHVPPETVARLAGWLDGRRFDRTPVRSA